From Arachis stenosperma cultivar V10309 chromosome 2, arast.V10309.gnm1.PFL2, whole genome shotgun sequence, one genomic window encodes:
- the LOC130961848 gene encoding uncharacterized protein LOC130961848 → METQMFLKFIFFSSTLFLLCAFATATDVQYCNKKADYDVEVKGVEIIPNPVTRGQPATFSIAATTGQELSGGKIIIDVSYFGWHIHSETHDLCGETTCPISIGDFVIAHSQVLPGYTPPGSYTLKMRIYDGGKHELSCITFGFDIGVGSSSSSSIADS, encoded by the exons ATGGAGACCCAAATGTTCTTAAAGTTCATATTTTTCTCTTCAACGCTGTTTCTTCTCTGCGCATTCGCCACCGCCACCGACGTTCAATATTGCA ATAAGAAAGCTGACTATGATGTTGAGGTCAAAGGAGTTGAAATAATCCCTAATCCAGTTACTAGAGGCCAACCTGCTACATTCAGCATTGCTGCTACTACAG GTCAAGAGTTATCTGGAGGGAAAATAATCATTGATGTCTCATATTTTGGATGGCACATACATAGTGAGACTCATGACCTTTGTGGAGAAACGACTTGCCCCATCTCGATTGGTGATTTTGTGATCGCTCATTCGCAGGTTTTACCAGGATACACTCCACCT GGTTCATACACTCTGAAGATGAGGATTTATGATGGAGGAAAACATGAGCTGAGCTGTATAACATTTGGTTTTGATATTGGGGTTggttcctcttcctcttcctctatCGCCGATAGCTAA